The following proteins are co-located in the Pan troglodytes isolate AG18354 chromosome 5, NHGRI_mPanTro3-v2.0_pri, whole genome shotgun sequence genome:
- the NCR3 gene encoding natural cytotoxicity triggering receptor 3 isoform X2 — MAWMLLLILIMVHPGSCALWVSQPPEIRTLEGSSAFLPCSFNASQGRLAIGSVTWFRDEVVPGKEVRNETPEFRGRLAPLASSRFLHDHQAELHIRDVRGHDASIYVCRVEVLGLGVGTGNGTRLVVEKGEMLGGGVSSWLEAPRGNVLGRQGCSSEAPSLPEPVCTSSPTPVSIAPCRTSSARGWYSPPPSGWILCCQLSLCGRGQHRLLPGQMSDLERSKKAAAGCGPSAPPTTMWELSTAASPSPRRLSLIVLRNGKDQI; from the exons ATGGCCTGGATGCTGTTGCTCATCTTGATCATGGTCCATCCAG GATCCTGTGCTCTCTGGGTGTCCCAGCCCCCTGAGATTCGTACCCTGGAAGGATCCTCTGCCTTCCTGCCCTGCTCCTTCAATGCCAGCCAAGGGAGACTGGCCATTGGCTCCGTCACGTGGTTCCGAGATGAGGTGGTTCCAGGGAAGGAGGTGAGGAATGAAACCCCGGAGTTCAGGGGCCGCCTGGCCCCACTTGCTTCTTCCCGTTTCCTCCATGACCACCAGGCTGAGCTGCACATCCGGGACGTGCGAGGCCATGACGCCAGCATCTACGTGTGCAGAGTGGAGGTGCTGGGCCTTGGTGTCGGGACAGGGAATGGGACTCGGCTGGTGGTGGAGAAAGGTGAGATGCTGGGAGGTGGTGtctcctcctggctggaggccccaAGAGGCAATGTCCTTGGGAGGCAGGGATGCTCCTCTGAGGCCCCTTCCCTCCCTGAGCCTGTGTGCACTTCTTCCCCAACCCCCGTCTCCATTGCCCCATGCAGAACATCCTCAGCTAGGGGCTGGTACAGTCCTCCTCCTTCGGGCTGGATTCTATGCTGTCAGCTTTCTCTCTGTGGCCGTGGGCAGCACCGTCTATTACCAGGGCAAAT GTCTGACCTGGAAAGGTCCAAGAAGGCAGCTGCCGGCTGTGGTCCCAGCGCCCCTCCCACCACCATGTGGGAGCTCAGCACAGCTGCTTCCCCcagtcccaggaggctgagcctgATTGTCCTGAGAAATGGGAAGGATCAGATATGA
- the NCR3 gene encoding natural cytotoxicity triggering receptor 3 isoform X1, whose translation MHPMPGESWDVLLQALLSFLFGITGEVFLWVFLLPPGSCALWVSQPPEIRTLEGSSAFLPCSFNASQGRLAIGSVTWFRDEVVPGKEVRNETPEFRGRLAPLASSRFLHDHQAELHIRDVRGHDASIYVCRVEVLGLGVGTGNGTRLVVEKGEMLGGGVSSWLEAPRGNVLGRQGCSSEAPSLPEPVCTSSPTPVSIAPCRTSSARGWYSPPPSGWILCCQLSLCGRGQHRLLPGQMSDLERSKKAAAGCGPSAPPTTMWELSTAASPSPRRLSLIVLRNGKDQI comes from the exons ATGCACCCTATGCCTGGAGAAAGCTGGGATGTTCTACTCCAAGCtctgttgtcttttctctttgGAATAACTGGGGAGGTGTTTCTCTGGGTCTTCCTTCTGCCCCCAGGATCCTGTGCTCTCTGGGTGTCCCAGCCCCCTGAGATTCGTACCCTGGAAGGATCCTCTGCCTTCCTGCCCTGCTCCTTCAATGCCAGCCAAGGGAGACTGGCCATTGGCTCCGTCACGTGGTTCCGAGATGAGGTGGTTCCAGGGAAGGAGGTGAGGAATGAAACCCCGGAGTTCAGGGGCCGCCTGGCCCCACTTGCTTCTTCCCGTTTCCTCCATGACCACCAGGCTGAGCTGCACATCCGGGACGTGCGAGGCCATGACGCCAGCATCTACGTGTGCAGAGTGGAGGTGCTGGGCCTTGGTGTCGGGACAGGGAATGGGACTCGGCTGGTGGTGGAGAAAGGTGAGATGCTGGGAGGTGGTGtctcctcctggctggaggccccaAGAGGCAATGTCCTTGGGAGGCAGGGATGCTCCTCTGAGGCCCCTTCCCTCCCTGAGCCTGTGTGCACTTCTTCCCCAACCCCCGTCTCCATTGCCCCATGCAGAACATCCTCAGCTAGGGGCTGGTACAGTCCTCCTCCTTCGGGCTGGATTCTATGCTGTCAGCTTTCTCTCTGTGGCCGTGGGCAGCACCGTCTATTACCAGGGCAAAT GTCTGACCTGGAAAGGTCCAAGAAGGCAGCTGCCGGCTGTGGTCCCAGCGCCCCTCCCACCACCATGTGGGAGCTCAGCACAGCTGCTTCCCCcagtcccaggaggctgagcctgATTGTCCTGAGAAATGGGAAGGATCAGATATGA
- the NCR3 gene encoding natural cytotoxicity triggering receptor 3 precursor, protein MAWMLLLILIMVHPGSCALWVSQPPEIRTLEGSSAFLPCSFNASQGRLAIGSVTWFRDEVVPGKEVRNETPEFRGRLAPLASSRFLHDHQAELHIRDVRGHDASIYVCRVEVLGLGVGTGNGTRLVVEKEHPQLGAGTVLLLRAGFYAVSFLSVAVGSTVYYQGKCLTWKGPRRQLPAVVPAPLPPPCGSSAQLLPPVPGG, encoded by the exons ATGGCCTGGATGCTGTTGCTCATCTTGATCATGGTCCATCCAG GATCCTGTGCTCTCTGGGTGTCCCAGCCCCCTGAGATTCGTACCCTGGAAGGATCCTCTGCCTTCCTGCCCTGCTCCTTCAATGCCAGCCAAGGGAGACTGGCCATTGGCTCCGTCACGTGGTTCCGAGATGAGGTGGTTCCAGGGAAGGAGGTGAGGAATGAAACCCCGGAGTTCAGGGGCCGCCTGGCCCCACTTGCTTCTTCCCGTTTCCTCCATGACCACCAGGCTGAGCTGCACATCCGGGACGTGCGAGGCCATGACGCCAGCATCTACGTGTGCAGAGTGGAGGTGCTGGGCCTTGGTGTCGGGACAGGGAATGGGACTCGGCTGGTGGTGGAGAAAG AACATCCTCAGCTAGGGGCTGGTACAGTCCTCCTCCTTCGGGCTGGATTCTATGCTGTCAGCTTTCTCTCTGTGGCCGTGGGCAGCACCGTCTATTACCAGGGCAAAT GTCTGACCTGGAAAGGTCCAAGAAGGCAGCTGCCGGCTGTGGTCCCAGCGCCCCTCCCACCACCATGTGGGAGCTCAGCACAGCTGCTTCCCCcagtcccaggaggctga
- the NCR3 gene encoding natural cytotoxicity triggering receptor 3 isoform X3 → MHPMPGESWDVLLQALLSFLFGITGEVFLWVFLLPPGSCALWVSQPPEIRTLEGSSAFLPCSFNASQGRLAIGSVTWFRDEVVPGKEVRNETPEFRGRLAPLASSRFLHDHQAELHIRDVRGHDASIYVCRVEVLGLGVGTGNGTRLVVEKEHPQLGAGTVLLLRAGFYAVSFLSVAVGSTVYYQGKCLTWKGPRRQLPAVVPAPLPPPCGSSAQLLPPVPGG, encoded by the exons ATGCACCCTATGCCTGGAGAAAGCTGGGATGTTCTACTCCAAGCtctgttgtcttttctctttgGAATAACTGGGGAGGTGTTTCTCTGGGTCTTCCTTCTGCCCCCAGGATCCTGTGCTCTCTGGGTGTCCCAGCCCCCTGAGATTCGTACCCTGGAAGGATCCTCTGCCTTCCTGCCCTGCTCCTTCAATGCCAGCCAAGGGAGACTGGCCATTGGCTCCGTCACGTGGTTCCGAGATGAGGTGGTTCCAGGGAAGGAGGTGAGGAATGAAACCCCGGAGTTCAGGGGCCGCCTGGCCCCACTTGCTTCTTCCCGTTTCCTCCATGACCACCAGGCTGAGCTGCACATCCGGGACGTGCGAGGCCATGACGCCAGCATCTACGTGTGCAGAGTGGAGGTGCTGGGCCTTGGTGTCGGGACAGGGAATGGGACTCGGCTGGTGGTGGAGAAAG AACATCCTCAGCTAGGGGCTGGTACAGTCCTCCTCCTTCGGGCTGGATTCTATGCTGTCAGCTTTCTCTCTGTGGCCGTGGGCAGCACCGTCTATTACCAGGGCAAAT GTCTGACCTGGAAAGGTCCAAGAAGGCAGCTGCCGGCTGTGGTCCCAGCGCCCCTCCCACCACCATGTGGGAGCTCAGCACAGCTGCTTCCCCcagtcccaggaggctga
- the NCR3 gene encoding natural cytotoxicity triggering receptor 3 isoform X5, with translation MHPMPGESWDVLLQALLSFLFGITGEVFLWVFLLPPGSCALWVSQPPEIRTLEGSSAFLPCSFNASQGRLAIGSVTWFRDEVVPGKEVRNETPEFRGRLAPLASSRFLHDHQAELHIRDVRGHDASIYVCRVEVLGLGVGTGNGTRLVVEKEHPQLGAGTVLLLRAGFYAVSFLSVAVGSTVYYQGKYAKSTLSGFPQL, from the exons ATGCACCCTATGCCTGGAGAAAGCTGGGATGTTCTACTCCAAGCtctgttgtcttttctctttgGAATAACTGGGGAGGTGTTTCTCTGGGTCTTCCTTCTGCCCCCAGGATCCTGTGCTCTCTGGGTGTCCCAGCCCCCTGAGATTCGTACCCTGGAAGGATCCTCTGCCTTCCTGCCCTGCTCCTTCAATGCCAGCCAAGGGAGACTGGCCATTGGCTCCGTCACGTGGTTCCGAGATGAGGTGGTTCCAGGGAAGGAGGTGAGGAATGAAACCCCGGAGTTCAGGGGCCGCCTGGCCCCACTTGCTTCTTCCCGTTTCCTCCATGACCACCAGGCTGAGCTGCACATCCGGGACGTGCGAGGCCATGACGCCAGCATCTACGTGTGCAGAGTGGAGGTGCTGGGCCTTGGTGTCGGGACAGGGAATGGGACTCGGCTGGTGGTGGAGAAAG AACATCCTCAGCTAGGGGCTGGTACAGTCCTCCTCCTTCGGGCTGGATTCTATGCTGTCAGCTTTCTCTCTGTGGCCGTGGGCAGCACCGTCTATTACCAGGGCAAAT ATGCCAAATCTACTCTCTCCGGATTCCCCCAACTCTGA
- the NCR3 gene encoding natural cytotoxicity triggering receptor 3 isoform X7 — MAWMLLLILIMVHPGSCALWVSQPPEIRTLEGSSAFLPCSFNASQGRLAIGSVTWFRDEVVPGKEVRNETPEFRGRLAPLASSRFLHDHQAELHIRDVRGHDASIYVCRVEVLGLGVGTGNGTRLVVEKEHPQLGAGTVLLLRAGFYAVSFLSVAVGSTVYYQGKYAKSTLSGFPQL, encoded by the exons ATGGCCTGGATGCTGTTGCTCATCTTGATCATGGTCCATCCAG GATCCTGTGCTCTCTGGGTGTCCCAGCCCCCTGAGATTCGTACCCTGGAAGGATCCTCTGCCTTCCTGCCCTGCTCCTTCAATGCCAGCCAAGGGAGACTGGCCATTGGCTCCGTCACGTGGTTCCGAGATGAGGTGGTTCCAGGGAAGGAGGTGAGGAATGAAACCCCGGAGTTCAGGGGCCGCCTGGCCCCACTTGCTTCTTCCCGTTTCCTCCATGACCACCAGGCTGAGCTGCACATCCGGGACGTGCGAGGCCATGACGCCAGCATCTACGTGTGCAGAGTGGAGGTGCTGGGCCTTGGTGTCGGGACAGGGAATGGGACTCGGCTGGTGGTGGAGAAAG AACATCCTCAGCTAGGGGCTGGTACAGTCCTCCTCCTTCGGGCTGGATTCTATGCTGTCAGCTTTCTCTCTGTGGCCGTGGGCAGCACCGTCTATTACCAGGGCAAAT ATGCCAAATCTACTCTCTCCGGATTCCCCCAACTCTGA
- the NCR3 gene encoding natural cytotoxicity triggering receptor 3 isoform X6 — translation MAWMLLLILIMVHPGSCALWVSQPPEIRTLEGSSAFLPCSFNASQGRLAIGSVTWFRDEVVPGKEVRNETPEFRGRLAPLASSRFLHDHQAELHIRDVRGHDASIYVCRVEVLGLGVGTGNGTRLVVEKEHPQLGAGTVLLLRAGFYAVSFLSVAVGSTVYYQGKCHCHMGTHCHSSDGPRGVIPEPRGP, via the exons ATGGCCTGGATGCTGTTGCTCATCTTGATCATGGTCCATCCAG GATCCTGTGCTCTCTGGGTGTCCCAGCCCCCTGAGATTCGTACCCTGGAAGGATCCTCTGCCTTCCTGCCCTGCTCCTTCAATGCCAGCCAAGGGAGACTGGCCATTGGCTCCGTCACGTGGTTCCGAGATGAGGTGGTTCCAGGGAAGGAGGTGAGGAATGAAACCCCGGAGTTCAGGGGCCGCCTGGCCCCACTTGCTTCTTCCCGTTTCCTCCATGACCACCAGGCTGAGCTGCACATCCGGGACGTGCGAGGCCATGACGCCAGCATCTACGTGTGCAGAGTGGAGGTGCTGGGCCTTGGTGTCGGGACAGGGAATGGGACTCGGCTGGTGGTGGAGAAAG AACATCCTCAGCTAGGGGCTGGTACAGTCCTCCTCCTTCGGGCTGGATTCTATGCTGTCAGCTTTCTCTCTGTGGCCGTGGGCAGCACCGTCTATTACCAGGGCAAAT GCCACTGTCACATGGGAACACACTGCCACTCCTCAGATGGGCCCCGAGGAGTGATTCCAGAGCCCAGAGGTCCCTAG
- the NCR3 gene encoding natural cytotoxicity triggering receptor 3 isoform X4: protein MHPMPGESWDVLLQALLSFLFGITGEVFLWVFLLPPGSCALWVSQPPEIRTLEGSSAFLPCSFNASQGRLAIGSVTWFRDEVVPGKEVRNETPEFRGRLAPLASSRFLHDHQAELHIRDVRGHDASIYVCRVEVLGLGVGTGNGTRLVVEKEHPQLGAGTVLLLRAGFYAVSFLSVAVGSTVYYQGKCHCHMGTHCHSSDGPRGVIPEPRGP, encoded by the exons ATGCACCCTATGCCTGGAGAAAGCTGGGATGTTCTACTCCAAGCtctgttgtcttttctctttgGAATAACTGGGGAGGTGTTTCTCTGGGTCTTCCTTCTGCCCCCAGGATCCTGTGCTCTCTGGGTGTCCCAGCCCCCTGAGATTCGTACCCTGGAAGGATCCTCTGCCTTCCTGCCCTGCTCCTTCAATGCCAGCCAAGGGAGACTGGCCATTGGCTCCGTCACGTGGTTCCGAGATGAGGTGGTTCCAGGGAAGGAGGTGAGGAATGAAACCCCGGAGTTCAGGGGCCGCCTGGCCCCACTTGCTTCTTCCCGTTTCCTCCATGACCACCAGGCTGAGCTGCACATCCGGGACGTGCGAGGCCATGACGCCAGCATCTACGTGTGCAGAGTGGAGGTGCTGGGCCTTGGTGTCGGGACAGGGAATGGGACTCGGCTGGTGGTGGAGAAAG AACATCCTCAGCTAGGGGCTGGTACAGTCCTCCTCCTTCGGGCTGGATTCTATGCTGTCAGCTTTCTCTCTGTGGCCGTGGGCAGCACCGTCTATTACCAGGGCAAAT GCCACTGTCACATGGGAACACACTGCCACTCCTCAGATGGGCCCCGAGGAGTGATTCCAGAGCCCAGAGGTCCCTAG